A section of the Microbacterium forte genome encodes:
- a CDS encoding PspA/IM30 family protein, with product MTKQSIFGRISTLVRANINSLLDSAEDPQKMIDQLVRDYTNSIADAESAIAETIGNLRLLERDHEEDVQAATEWGNKALAASRKADEMRTKGDAADADKFDNLAKIALQRQISAEREATGAEPQIAAQTEIVDKLKSGLNGMKDKLGELKNKRSELLARAKVAEAQTKVQDAVSSINVLDPTSELGRFEDKVRRQEALAQGKIELAASSLDAQFESLEDLGELTEVEARLAELKAGGSAPRQAIEGS from the coding sequence ATGACCAAGCAGTCCATCTTCGGACGTATCTCGACCCTCGTCCGCGCGAACATCAACTCCCTCCTGGACTCTGCGGAAGACCCGCAGAAGATGATCGACCAGCTGGTTCGCGACTACACGAACAGCATCGCCGATGCGGAGTCGGCCATCGCAGAGACCATCGGCAACCTGCGCCTGCTCGAGCGCGACCACGAAGAAGACGTCCAGGCGGCCACCGAGTGGGGCAACAAGGCCCTCGCCGCCAGCCGCAAGGCCGACGAGATGCGCACCAAGGGCGACGCGGCCGACGCCGACAAGTTCGACAACCTCGCGAAGATCGCTCTTCAGCGTCAGATCAGTGCCGAGCGCGAGGCGACCGGGGCCGAGCCCCAGATCGCGGCACAGACCGAGATCGTCGACAAGCTCAAGTCCGGCCTCAACGGCATGAAGGACAAGCTCGGCGAGCTCAAGAACAAGCGCAGCGAGCTGCTCGCCCGCGCGAAGGTCGCCGAGGCGCAGACGAAGGTCCAGGACGCGGTCTCGTCGATCAACGTCCTCGACCCCACCAGCGAGCTGGGCCGTTTCGAAGACAAGGTCCGCCGCCAGGAGGCCCTTGCCCAGGGCAAGATCGAACTCGCGGCCTCCAGCCTCGACGCGCAGTTCGAGAGCCTCGAAGACCTCGGTGAGCTCACCGAGGTCGAGGCTCGTCTCGCCGAGCTGAAGGCGGGCGG